From Tachypleus tridentatus isolate NWPU-2018 chromosome 8, ASM421037v1, whole genome shotgun sequence, a single genomic window includes:
- the LOC143223767 gene encoding mushroom body large-type Kenyon cell-specific protein 1-like isoform X1: MAECCLSRCAKKRRFFRKELQSWSKNVLFLVGLERIAEEFVGHDKWKNIVTPFLEYDNCKPTDWSPEEKCCFCSAKKQPPYDPASGIFHSEDGRWSMESPHPDAMKGNSVCKTDCFNKHFWSDGSVGGSRSPSPHGEKPLDLSLYSSRICKNSIKEDEEDSSSTSSVLKVPLPSSKLGQKRRSDLGYKRAYTDEELQAALRDIQTGKLGTRRVAVIYGIPRSTLRNKVYKLAMERKKKQKGTTRETDEPKTSSVTNSQLKEEKLGDNVGSESLRQLLKMTINHKVQKTQALPSKEWSNRNESFMMWPFISPDFYSSNPTSIIRLINGLEHSHAVAPLIAKMLTGIESLALKRPPSEDSVPNQSLIDVSELPMLPELIHHLAEERMLLECDRSNRLGKEETDTSEKDVSDCLSNVILKVPSFRPGTQLTDSNSDAANALSLSQTGHYPGNKGISVSLKELIAKSISQRVGKTGFCPKKKNNYTHSQSTVNEGKTCSNVVNRLSSNPASHSSCPRSHQTNESSKRERKQIRPKRGRYRNYDRNSLAMAVRAVQRGEMSVHRAGNYYGVPHSTLEYKVKERHLLRNKKNLKYHQKSSESSTSDKSNESNHSLKKLLQGTNISEGETTPYLDKPEGSTSVPTSLPSHTSLWKTMPFLSEGLAGLSSDSSNFFASQMIRKLQANAQRQEGCSGNQRQEVGILENLIKKTLEKSVSMEDKTSSSLVISCSNGESDVNLNHK, encoded by the exons AGTATGACAACTGTAAACCAACAGACTGGTCACCTGAggaaaaatgttgtttttgtagtGCAAAGAAGCAGCCACCTTAT GACCCTGCTAGTGGTATTTTCCATTCTGAAGATGGAAGGTGGAGCATGGAAAGCCCCCATCCAGATGCCATGAAAG GAAATTCAGTGTGTAAAACTGATTGTTTCAACAAACATTTTTGGTCTGATGGCTCTGTTGGAGGGTCTCGATCCCCATCACCCCATGGGGAAAAGCCACTTGACTTAAGTTTGTACTCCAGTAGAATTTGCAAAAATTCCATCAAGGAGGATGAAGAAGACAGTAGTTCAACTAGTTCTGTTCTCAAAGTTCCACTTCCATCATCAAAGTTAGG aCAGAAACGTCGAAGTGACTTGGGTTACAAACGAGCATACACTGATGAGGAACTACAAGCAGCACTCCGAGATATCCAGACTGGAAAACTGGGCACTCGCCGTGTCGCCGTTATTTACGGTATTCCAAGGTCTACTTtaagaaacaaagtttataaattggcaatggagagaaagaaaaaacagaaaggGACTACACGAGAAACAGATGAACCCAAAACTTCTTCAGTAACTAATAGCCagctaaaagaagaaaaattaggAGATAATGTAGGAAGTGAGTCTTTGAGACAGTTGTTGAAGATGACAATTAATCACAAGGTACAGAAGACCCAAGCTTTGCCTTCCAAAGAATGGAGTAACAGAAATGAATCTTTTATGATGTGGCCCTTTATTAGTCCTGATTTCTACAGTAGCAACCCTACAAGCATCATTCGGTTAATAAATGGGCTTGAGCATAGTCATGCTGTTGCTCCTCTAATAGCTAAG ATGTTAACAGGAATAGAAAGTTTAGCTCTTAAAAGGCCGCCTTCCGAAGACAGCGTACCAAATCAGTCCTTGATAGATGTCAGTGAACTGCCAATGTTGCCAGAACTCATTCATCATCTTGCAGAAGAAAGAATGCTTCTCGAGTGTGATCGCAGCAATCGACTAGGTAAAGAAGAAACGGACACATCTGAGAAGGATGTGTCTGATTGCTTGTCAAATGTGATACTAAAAGTTCCGTCCTTTCGACCTGGCACTCAGTTAACTGACAGTAACAGTGATGCAGCTAATGCTCTGTCACTTAGTCAAACAGGTCACTACCCAGGAAATAAGGGTATATCTGTGTCTTTGAAGGAACTGATTGCCAAAAGTATTAGCCAGAGAGTTGGAAAAACTGGTTTCTGcccaaagaaaaaaaataattatacacataGCCAATCAACAGTAAATGAAGGGAAAACGTGCAGCAATGTGGTAAACAGATTGTCATCAAATCCTGCCTCTCATTCTTCCTGTCCAAGGTCTCACCAGACCAATGAATCTTCTAAAAGGGAAAGGAAACAAATTCGTCCAAAACGTGGACGTTACAGAAATTATGACAGAAACAGCCTTGCAATGGCCGTGAGAGCAGTACAGCGAGGTGAGATGAGTGTTCACCGTGCTGGCAACTACTATGGTGTACCACATTCTACTCTTGAATATAAAGTAAAGGAGCGGCACTTGCTTCGAAACAAGAAGAATTTGAAATACCACCAGAAGTCTTCTGAGAGCTCAACATCTGATAAGAGTAATGAAAGCAATCATAGCTTAAAGAAACTTCTACAAGGAACAAACATAAGTGAAGGTGAGACAACCCCGTATTTGGACAAGCCAGAGGGCTCAACTTCTGTTCCAACTTCTTTGCCGTCCCACACGTCACTTTGGAAAACTATGCCTTTTTTATCTGAGGGTTTGGCAGGACTGAGTTCAGATTCAAGCAACTTTTTTGCCTCTCAGATGATTCGTAAACTGCAGGCTAATGCTCAGCGGCAGGAAGGTTGTAGTGGAAATCAACGTCAAGAAGTGGGCATTTTGGAGAACCTTATTAAAAAGACTCTTGAAAAGTCTGTTTCTATGGAGGATAAAACATCCTCATCCTTAGTTATCTCCTGTAGCAATGGAGAAAGTGATGTtaatttaaatcacaaataa
- the LOC143223767 gene encoding mushroom body large-type Kenyon cell-specific protein 1-like isoform X2: MVLPSALKISYSCSLLLPVWLERIAEEFVGHDKWKNIVTPFLEYDNCKPTDWSPEEKCCFCSAKKQPPYDPASGIFHSEDGRWSMESPHPDAMKGNSVCKTDCFNKHFWSDGSVGGSRSPSPHGEKPLDLSLYSSRICKNSIKEDEEDSSSTSSVLKVPLPSSKLGQKRRSDLGYKRAYTDEELQAALRDIQTGKLGTRRVAVIYGIPRSTLRNKVYKLAMERKKKQKGTTRETDEPKTSSVTNSQLKEEKLGDNVGSESLRQLLKMTINHKVQKTQALPSKEWSNRNESFMMWPFISPDFYSSNPTSIIRLINGLEHSHAVAPLIAKMLTGIESLALKRPPSEDSVPNQSLIDVSELPMLPELIHHLAEERMLLECDRSNRLGKEETDTSEKDVSDCLSNVILKVPSFRPGTQLTDSNSDAANALSLSQTGHYPGNKGISVSLKELIAKSISQRVGKTGFCPKKKNNYTHSQSTVNEGKTCSNVVNRLSSNPASHSSCPRSHQTNESSKRERKQIRPKRGRYRNYDRNSLAMAVRAVQRGEMSVHRAGNYYGVPHSTLEYKVKERHLLRNKKNLKYHQKSSESSTSDKSNESNHSLKKLLQGTNISEGETTPYLDKPEGSTSVPTSLPSHTSLWKTMPFLSEGLAGLSSDSSNFFASQMIRKLQANAQRQEGCSGNQRQEVGILENLIKKTLEKSVSMEDKTSSSLVISCSNGESDVNLNHK; encoded by the exons AGTATGACAACTGTAAACCAACAGACTGGTCACCTGAggaaaaatgttgtttttgtagtGCAAAGAAGCAGCCACCTTAT GACCCTGCTAGTGGTATTTTCCATTCTGAAGATGGAAGGTGGAGCATGGAAAGCCCCCATCCAGATGCCATGAAAG GAAATTCAGTGTGTAAAACTGATTGTTTCAACAAACATTTTTGGTCTGATGGCTCTGTTGGAGGGTCTCGATCCCCATCACCCCATGGGGAAAAGCCACTTGACTTAAGTTTGTACTCCAGTAGAATTTGCAAAAATTCCATCAAGGAGGATGAAGAAGACAGTAGTTCAACTAGTTCTGTTCTCAAAGTTCCACTTCCATCATCAAAGTTAGG aCAGAAACGTCGAAGTGACTTGGGTTACAAACGAGCATACACTGATGAGGAACTACAAGCAGCACTCCGAGATATCCAGACTGGAAAACTGGGCACTCGCCGTGTCGCCGTTATTTACGGTATTCCAAGGTCTACTTtaagaaacaaagtttataaattggcaatggagagaaagaaaaaacagaaaggGACTACACGAGAAACAGATGAACCCAAAACTTCTTCAGTAACTAATAGCCagctaaaagaagaaaaattaggAGATAATGTAGGAAGTGAGTCTTTGAGACAGTTGTTGAAGATGACAATTAATCACAAGGTACAGAAGACCCAAGCTTTGCCTTCCAAAGAATGGAGTAACAGAAATGAATCTTTTATGATGTGGCCCTTTATTAGTCCTGATTTCTACAGTAGCAACCCTACAAGCATCATTCGGTTAATAAATGGGCTTGAGCATAGTCATGCTGTTGCTCCTCTAATAGCTAAG ATGTTAACAGGAATAGAAAGTTTAGCTCTTAAAAGGCCGCCTTCCGAAGACAGCGTACCAAATCAGTCCTTGATAGATGTCAGTGAACTGCCAATGTTGCCAGAACTCATTCATCATCTTGCAGAAGAAAGAATGCTTCTCGAGTGTGATCGCAGCAATCGACTAGGTAAAGAAGAAACGGACACATCTGAGAAGGATGTGTCTGATTGCTTGTCAAATGTGATACTAAAAGTTCCGTCCTTTCGACCTGGCACTCAGTTAACTGACAGTAACAGTGATGCAGCTAATGCTCTGTCACTTAGTCAAACAGGTCACTACCCAGGAAATAAGGGTATATCTGTGTCTTTGAAGGAACTGATTGCCAAAAGTATTAGCCAGAGAGTTGGAAAAACTGGTTTCTGcccaaagaaaaaaaataattatacacataGCCAATCAACAGTAAATGAAGGGAAAACGTGCAGCAATGTGGTAAACAGATTGTCATCAAATCCTGCCTCTCATTCTTCCTGTCCAAGGTCTCACCAGACCAATGAATCTTCTAAAAGGGAAAGGAAACAAATTCGTCCAAAACGTGGACGTTACAGAAATTATGACAGAAACAGCCTTGCAATGGCCGTGAGAGCAGTACAGCGAGGTGAGATGAGTGTTCACCGTGCTGGCAACTACTATGGTGTACCACATTCTACTCTTGAATATAAAGTAAAGGAGCGGCACTTGCTTCGAAACAAGAAGAATTTGAAATACCACCAGAAGTCTTCTGAGAGCTCAACATCTGATAAGAGTAATGAAAGCAATCATAGCTTAAAGAAACTTCTACAAGGAACAAACATAAGTGAAGGTGAGACAACCCCGTATTTGGACAAGCCAGAGGGCTCAACTTCTGTTCCAACTTCTTTGCCGTCCCACACGTCACTTTGGAAAACTATGCCTTTTTTATCTGAGGGTTTGGCAGGACTGAGTTCAGATTCAAGCAACTTTTTTGCCTCTCAGATGATTCGTAAACTGCAGGCTAATGCTCAGCGGCAGGAAGGTTGTAGTGGAAATCAACGTCAAGAAGTGGGCATTTTGGAGAACCTTATTAAAAAGACTCTTGAAAAGTCTGTTTCTATGGAGGATAAAACATCCTCATCCTTAGTTATCTCCTGTAGCAATGGAGAAAGTGATGTtaatttaaatcacaaataa